One part of the Candidatus Neomarinimicrobiota bacterium genome encodes these proteins:
- a CDS encoding methylated-DNA--[protein]-cysteine S-methyltransferase, with amino-acid sequence MNATESISTPIGTLIIEANAKGIRRIIFMDKPIKQSGEGSKKARSIAMNAAHQLTEYFTSKRTSFDLPLDLSGLPPYHLVTLKEVNNIPYGKTASYGEIAKQTGSPNAARAVGNANAHNPIPVVIPCHRVIAGNGGLGGYGGRLDRKEFLLRLEDAF; translated from the coding sequence ATGAATGCTACTGAATCTATTTCAACCCCGATTGGTACCCTTATTATAGAAGCCAATGCAAAAGGTATTCGCCGAATAATTTTCATGGATAAACCTATCAAACAATCCGGTGAGGGGAGTAAAAAAGCACGATCCATCGCGATGAATGCCGCACATCAGCTTACAGAATATTTTACCAGTAAAAGAACTTCATTTGATCTTCCGCTGGATCTATCCGGGTTACCACCCTACCATTTAGTTACGTTGAAAGAAGTCAACAATATTCCTTACGGAAAAACAGCAAGCTATGGAGAAATCGCCAAACAAACCGGCAGTCCGAATGCAGCAAGAGCCGTTGGAAACGCAAATGCACACAATCCTATACCAGTCGTCATTCCCTGCCACAGAGTTATTGCCGGGAATGGTGGCTTAGGCGGTTATGGCGGCAGATTGGATCGGAAAGAATTTTTATTGAGACTAGAGGATGCTTTTTAG